The following are encoded together in the Triticum dicoccoides isolate Atlit2015 ecotype Zavitan chromosome 6B, WEW_v2.0, whole genome shotgun sequence genome:
- the LOC119326811 gene encoding ABC transporter F family member 3-like — MYTLSGGQKSRVAFAKITFKKPHIILLDEPSNHLDLDTVEALIQGLLIFQGGVLMVSHDEYLITGSVDELWAVTDGKVAPFPGMFKEYKKMLTT; from the exons ATGTACACTTtatcag GTGGTCAGAAGAGTAGGGTCGCGTTCGCGAAGATCACCTTCAAGAAGCCGCACATTATCCTTCTTGACGAGCCTTCTAACCATCTT GATCTCGACACAGTGGAGGCGCTCATCCAGGGCCTGCTCATATTCCAGGGAGGAGTGCTGATG GTGAGTCACGACGAGTATCTGATCACGGGGAGTGTGGATGAGCTCTGGGCGGTGACGGACGGCAAGGTCGCCCCGTTCCCGGGCATGTTCAAGGAGTACAAGAAGATGCTCACGACATAA